In the Glycine max cultivar Williams 82 chromosome 6, Glycine_max_v4.0, whole genome shotgun sequence genome, TGTGATAATTGAACTCAAGTCCTCTCTCACAAGTTGAGCTTGTGTTGTCAACTAAGTGAGTCTCATTGTGTAATTTATAAGTAAATAGTAGAGGGTGTTATAAAGGAATGTGTCACATAATTTCATGCTAGAACTCCTCTCTACTTAATAAAATGTTAGCTAGGTTATGGAAGTGAAATTCTAATACTAGTAACAGTAATTAAAGAACAATAACAATATCAAAAGGGTTATGATGTTATGTTATGGCTGAGACAGACTCACCTGAAGGATTTTAACTCTGCCGGCAACATCAGGTCTATCCACAGTAACTTGCCTATCGAACCGGCCAGGCCTCAACAACGCCGAATCAAGAACATCCGGTCTGTTAGTGGCAGCCAAAACAATAACACCAGAATTACCAGAAAACCCATCCATCTCAGTAAGAAGCTGATTAATagtttgttccctctcatcatTTCCACCTCCTAGCCCCGCCCCTCTCTGCCTCCCAACGGCGTCAATCTCATCAATGAAAACAATGCACGGCGCCTTCCCCTTCGCCTTCTCAAACAAATCCCTCACCCTCGAAGCACCAACCCCCACGAAAAGCTCCACGAACTCCGAAGCCGCGCACGAGAAAAACGGCACCCCAGCTTCTCCCGCCACCGCCCTCGCCAGAAGGGTCTTTCCGGTTCCCGGTGGCCCCACCAAAAGACACCCCTTCGGAATCTTCGCGCCCAACGCGGTGTACTTATCGGGATTCTTCAAGAAATCAACAACCTCTTGGAGCTCAAGCTTCGCTTGGTCCGCGCCCGCAACGTCAGCGAAGCTCACACCGGTTTCGGGGACTTCCTGGAACTTGGACTTGTTCCGTCCAAAGTCCATGGGCCCACCCATCCCGCCAGGCCCACCGGGCCCGCCTTGAGCTCTCCGGAAGAGGAAGAACAAACCCGCGAACGCGAGCAAGGGGAAGAGCAAGTTGCCAACGATGTTGAACAAGCTGTTGGGGGATTCGCCTTCCGCGACGGAAATGTCGACGCCGTTCATGGCGAGGATGTCGATGAGGTCCGGGTCATTGGGGACAATAACGGAGGCGCGACGGCCGTCAACCGCGGTTAGTTGGAGGGCAGAACCGTCTTTGCTGAACCTGACTCGCTCGACCTTACCCTTCTTGACGGCGTTTAAGAAGTCGCTGTAGCGCCAATTGGTGCCTTCGGGGAGGTCGGAAGAGGATTGGGGCTTAGGCGCAGTGAGGAGGAGGTTCTGTGAGAAAGGGGATGAGGGTTGGCTCTGTTGCGCTTCAATCACGGGGGGAGGGGTCAAGTTATCAGCGGCTAGGGCTTCTGGGGTCACAGAGAGGCTCGCGGAGGAGACGATAAGTGCAGCTAGAGCAGCCCGTGAAGATGCGGATTTGACTTGCTCTGAATTCTGAGCTTTTAAGATGCTTCTCTTGAAAAGAAATGGTAGTGGAGTGGATGATTTGCTTGTGACTAGAACCTTCCTTCCGAGCAAGTTTGAACAAACCAAGGCGCTGGTGGCGAAGGCCATTGATTCAATGATCTATGCCACACTCACAAAAAATCACCGTTTCATATAAAGCGTGCTTTATCAACTAAAATCACGATTATATATCTTCGATTTTGCTTCGGCTACTTGCTGGATTCTATGCCATAGATTTTTGGTATACGTGGCCTAAACTTGATCCATTTATTTATCCACACCACAGACTAGGTTAATAATAAACCCAAACAAAAACTATAATATCAAGCGTGGTTTGCTTTTACAGCCGATTTTGGTTTTGTGTCTCGGGCCATTATGTGGACTTCGCCTGCTCTGTTATAAGGGATTTTGTTCATGCACATTGCACAGTTAATCTTTCTTCCACGCCTAATATTTTGAGTTTgactg is a window encoding:
- the LOC100807408 gene encoding ATP-dependent zinc metalloprotease FTSH, chloroplastic, whose protein sequence is MAFATSALVCSNLLGRKVLVTSKSSTPLPFLFKRSILKAQNSEQVKSASSRAALAALIVSSASLSVTPEALAADNLTPPPVIEAQQSQPSSPFSQNLLLTAPKPQSSSDLPEGTNWRYSDFLNAVKKGKVERVRFSKDGSALQLTAVDGRRASVIVPNDPDLIDILAMNGVDISVAEGESPNSLFNIVGNLLFPLLAFAGLFFLFRRAQGGPGGPGGMGGPMDFGRNKSKFQEVPETGVSFADVAGADQAKLELQEVVDFLKNPDKYTALGAKIPKGCLLVGPPGTGKTLLARAVAGEAGVPFFSCAASEFVELFVGVGASRVRDLFEKAKGKAPCIVFIDEIDAVGRQRGAGLGGGNDEREQTINQLLTEMDGFSGNSGVIVLAATNRPDVLDSALLRPGRFDRQVTVDRPDVAGRVKILQVHSRGKALAKDVDFEKIARRTPGFTGADLQNLMNEAAILAARRDLKEISKDEISDALERIIAGPEKKNAVVSDEKKKLVAYHEAGHALVGALMPEYDPVAKISIIPRGQAGGLTFFAPSEERLESGLYSRSYLENQMAVALGGRVAEEVIFGQENVTTGASNDFMQVSRVARQMVERFGFSKKIGQVAIGGPGGNPFLGQQMSSQKDYSMATADVVDAEVRELVERAYSRATHIITTHIDILHKLAQLLIEKETVDGEEFMSLFIDGKAELYVA